The Puntigrus tetrazona isolate hp1 chromosome 3, ASM1883169v1, whole genome shotgun sequence nucleotide sequence TTACCTGCGCCAGAGTGCGTGCGTGTTCCCGCGGGCTGCCGTGCGCCGGTCGAGAGGATCCAGGTGGAGTTTAGAAACCGGAGAGACATGGACGAGGAGGCTCAGGACAGCGAGTGCCCGGTGTGTTACGAGAGTCTTTCGGACAGCACCAGGACGCTCAGCTGCGGGCATCACTTCTGCCACGACTGCTTAGTACGAACCCTGCTCAACACCGGCCTGAACGGATCCATTAAACGGGACAACATCATCTGCCCGGTCTGCAGGCATCTGACCTTCATCACAAAGCTCCACGGGTTCACGACGGTTGAAGCCAAAAGGATCGGAAAGACACTGGAAGTGCCGCCTCTGCCCTCCCCTGTGTTCCCCGTCGGGTCTCACCCTGGAGCCCTCTGCTGTATCTGCAGGTGTGTGAGGAGCATTTCATGCAGACTGTGCAGACGGAGACTCGTCTGTCCCAAGGACGCTTCAGAAGTGTTTATCATCAGCGAGCTGGGTCGACCCATGACCGAAGGTGATGTT carries:
- the LOC122341489 gene encoding RING finger protein 222, which encodes MDEEAQDSECPVCYESLSDSTRTLSCGHHFCHDCLVRTLLNTGLNGSIKRDNIICPVCRHLTFITKLHGFTTVEAKRIGKTLEVPPLPSPVFPVGSHPGALCCICRCVRSISCRLCRRRLVCPKDASEVFIISELGRPMTEGDVIDIGTTSAMQQDYSSSEQRVCTISCCLLILMITFTLLALVAATLPWVLLA